AACCGCGCATCGCTCACGCACTCACCTCGCAACTGCTGGCCGGCGAGATCGTGACGATTCTCGACGAGCGCGGCGACTGGGTGCAGGTGCGCGGCCCGGATGACTATGCGGGGTGGACACACGCCGGTTATCTGTCGGCCGTTCGAGGTGATGAGGCGTCATGGCCCTGGTCGCTCGGCTGCGAAACTGGCGAGAGGCACAATACCCGCGATGAGGCAGGGCGCATGCGGGCATTGCCGCTGGGGGCGCGGTTCGCGCCGGAGCAGGACGTGATCGCCGGCGCGTGGGTGCGGGCGGCCGATCTGCCATCCATGTTTCCGCCGGACCGGAGCATGATTGCCGCCACCGCCGCGTCGTTCTTCCGTGGTGCCAGCTACCTCTGGGGCGGAGTGACCCCGTGGGGCGTGGATTGCTCGGGGCTCGTGCAGCGCGCCGCACGGCTGCATGGCGTGCGGCTGCCCCGCGATGCCTGGCAGCAGGCCGATGCCACCGATCCCGTCTCGATGGATGCGCTGGCAAATCATGAACCCTCCGATCTGCTGTTCTTCTCCGATCGCGACGACCGGCGTATCACGCATGTCGGGCTGGCACTCGGCGATGGTCGCATGGTACACAGCGCACTGACGCGGGGAGGCGTGGCCGTCGAGCATCTCGATGCCGACGATCCGTACGTCGTCCGGCTTCGCGCGCAGTGCGTCGGTGTGCACCGTCTGCGTACGCCCTGAAAACGTCCGCAATGCAAGAGCGCCCCGACCGGGGCGCTCCGTTGGATCAGCCCACCCTCAGGCCATACTCAGCTCATCATCTGACCTGACGCGGGCGGCACCACGGGGGCTCCGCCGCGTACATGCAGAATGGCGATGGTCTGCGGACGTTCGTCGATGGTGACCGTCATCCGATAGTCTCCCAGGACATCGAGCGGCAGATCGAGCTGCAGGATGACCGGCATGTCGAGATCGGTGGCATTGGGCGGAGCCGCGCCGATCTCCAGCTCCGCTTCGGACGTCCACAGTTCCGCGCCGCGTGGATTGATCCAGCGCAGCACCATGGGATGCACACCCCGGTCGCTGGCGGCGGCCTTGATGCGCAA
The window above is part of the Gemmatimonas aurantiaca genome. Proteins encoded here:
- a CDS encoding SH3 domain-containing C40 family peptidase codes for the protein MNAPDIRPSRTVRAAVAPLLGEPRIAHALTSQLLAGEIVTILDERGDWVQVRGPDDYAGWTHAGYLSAVRGDEASWPWSLGCETGERHNTRDEAGRMRALPLGARFAPEQDVIAGAWVRAADLPSMFPPDRSMIAATAASFFRGASYLWGGVTPWGVDCSGLVQRAARLHGVRLPRDAWQQADATDPVSMDALANHEPSDLLFFSDRDDRRITHVGLALGDGRMVHSALTRGGVAVEHLDADDPYVVRLRAQCVGVHRLRTP